A section of the Agrococcus sp. SGAir0287 genome encodes:
- a CDS encoding GH1 family beta-glucosidase → MRQLPQDFTLGAATAAYQIEGAAHEGGRTDSIWDAFARVPGAVVDGHDGEVACDHYHRYRDDVRLMADMGVQSYRFSTSWSRVRPDGGEVNEEGLDFYRRLVDELLDAGIAPWLTLYHWDMPQALEERGGWTSRETVDRFTEYAATVVEALGDRVPTITTLNEPWCSSFLSYTAGAHAPGRRSVRDGLVAGHHLLLAHGLGVDVIRATAPDAWVGITLNLTVADPVDPDSEGDRDAARRIDGQFNRFFLDPIFRGAYPEDLMADVGHLGLADAIQPNDLGSISAPIDVLGVNYYHGDAVSFEAPAVPLQQDAPTSRELRSPYPAADGVHAHPRGLPVTSMGWEVQPEGLTRLLQRVHEEYAGPALVDLWVTENGAAYDDVVAADGAVHDAERVAFLEAHLGAVLDAIDAGVPVEGYFAWSLLDNYEWAWGYHKRFGLVRVDYDTQERTPKDSALAFQRIARDRAL, encoded by the coding sequence GTGCGTCAGCTGCCCCAAGACTTCACGCTCGGCGCCGCCACGGCGGCCTACCAGATCGAGGGCGCCGCCCACGAGGGCGGGCGCACCGACTCCATCTGGGATGCGTTCGCACGCGTGCCCGGCGCCGTCGTCGACGGCCACGACGGCGAGGTCGCGTGCGACCACTACCACCGCTACCGCGACGACGTGCGCCTCATGGCTGACATGGGCGTGCAGTCGTACCGCTTCTCGACCAGCTGGTCGCGCGTGCGTCCGGACGGCGGCGAGGTGAACGAGGAGGGGCTCGACTTCTATCGGCGGCTCGTCGACGAGCTGCTCGACGCGGGCATCGCCCCGTGGCTGACGCTCTACCACTGGGACATGCCGCAGGCGCTCGAAGAGCGCGGCGGATGGACGTCGCGCGAGACGGTCGACCGCTTCACCGAGTACGCCGCGACGGTCGTCGAGGCGCTCGGCGACCGCGTGCCGACGATCACGACGCTCAACGAGCCGTGGTGCTCGTCGTTCCTCTCGTACACCGCGGGCGCGCATGCGCCCGGGCGGCGCAGCGTGCGCGACGGCCTCGTCGCCGGTCACCACCTCCTGCTCGCGCACGGGCTGGGCGTCGACGTCATCCGCGCCACGGCGCCCGACGCGTGGGTCGGCATCACGCTGAACCTCACGGTCGCCGACCCCGTCGACCCCGACAGCGAAGGCGACCGCGACGCGGCGCGCCGCATCGACGGGCAGTTCAACCGGTTCTTCCTCGACCCCATCTTCCGCGGCGCGTACCCGGAGGACCTCATGGCGGACGTCGGGCACCTCGGCCTCGCGGATGCGATCCAGCCGAACGACCTCGGCTCGATCTCGGCGCCGATCGACGTGCTGGGCGTGAACTACTACCACGGCGACGCCGTCTCGTTCGAGGCGCCGGCGGTGCCGCTGCAGCAGGATGCGCCGACGAGCCGTGAGCTGCGCTCGCCGTATCCCGCCGCCGACGGCGTGCACGCGCATCCGCGAGGGCTGCCGGTGACGTCGATGGGGTGGGAGGTGCAGCCCGAGGGGCTCACGCGCCTGCTGCAGCGCGTGCACGAGGAGTACGCCGGTCCGGCCCTCGTCGACCTGTGGGTCACCGAGAACGGCGCGGCGTACGACGACGTCGTGGCTGCCGACGGCGCCGTGCACGACGCCGAGCGCGTCGCGTTCCTCGAGGCGCACCTCGGTGCCGTCCTCGACGCGATCGACGCCGGCGTGCCCGTCGAGGGCTACTTCGCCTGGTCGCTGCTCGACAACTACGAGTGGGCGTGGGGGTACCACAAGCGCTTCGGACTCGTTCGCGTCGACTACGACACGCAGGAGCGCACGCCCAAGGACTCCGCGCTCGCCTTCCAGCGCATCGCGCGCGACCGCGCGCTCTGA
- a CDS encoding Pr6Pr family membrane protein, whose amino-acid sequence MDSRTAAIVLRLAGATLSLFAVGYQLLAVHIPLGYSVLNFFSYFTNLSNIMLSIVFLVSAIRLIRGRLDPSATDVAVRGGVVVYILFVGLVFNTLLTDVDLGTLRPWVNGIVHFVVPVLGLVDWILWPPRRRLPLSVIGWWMIWPAVYAIAAVVRGGFVDGFYPYPFFDPARSGGYGGVLLLCLAMVVGFLVLSLVVWGLGNWLHGRRWEDEAEEGGAGAAEPDAVGRA is encoded by the coding sequence ATGGACTCCCGCACCGCGGCGATCGTGCTGCGCCTGGCCGGCGCCACGCTGTCGCTGTTCGCCGTCGGCTACCAGCTGCTCGCCGTGCACATCCCGCTCGGCTACAGCGTGCTGAACTTCTTCTCGTACTTCACGAACCTGTCGAACATCATGCTCTCGATCGTGTTCCTCGTGAGCGCGATCCGGCTCATCCGCGGGCGCCTCGACCCGAGCGCGACGGACGTCGCGGTGCGCGGCGGCGTGGTCGTCTACATCCTCTTCGTCGGCCTCGTGTTCAACACGCTGCTCACCGACGTCGACCTCGGCACCCTGCGGCCGTGGGTCAACGGCATCGTGCACTTCGTCGTGCCCGTGCTGGGACTCGTCGACTGGATCCTCTGGCCGCCGAGGCGTCGGCTGCCGTTGTCCGTGATCGGCTGGTGGATGATCTGGCCCGCCGTGTACGCGATCGCCGCCGTCGTCCGCGGCGGGTTCGTCGACGGGTTCTACCCGTATCCCTTCTTCGACCCGGCGCGATCGGGCGGCTACGGCGGCGTGCTGCTGCTCTGCCTCGCGATGGTCGTCGGATTCCTCGTGCTGTCGCTCGTCGTGTGGGGCCTCGGGAACTGGCTGCACGGGCGTCGCTGGGAGGACGAGGCGGAGGAAGGCGGCGCCGGCGCCGCCGAGCCGGACGCGGTCGGGCGCGCGTGA
- a CDS encoding Pr6Pr family membrane protein, which yields MSGAHTSRVVAIALRLGAAALSITAMTYQLVAVHIPRGYSVPDYFWYFTNLSNIMISIVFVVSAVRLIRGRTDPSSTDVALRGAAVVYIAFVGLVFNTLLTDVDISSITPWVNTVVHFVLPAAGIVDWILWPPRRRIPLRVVGWWMVWPAVYAAASLVREALTGWYAYPFFSDDAVGGYGVVVALVGVMIVGFALLALGVRAVGNALGARRWHREAEPAAAG from the coding sequence GTGAGCGGCGCGCACACGTCGCGCGTCGTCGCGATCGCGCTGCGGCTCGGCGCCGCCGCGCTGTCGATCACGGCGATGACGTACCAGCTCGTCGCGGTCCACATCCCACGCGGCTACAGCGTGCCCGACTACTTCTGGTACTTCACGAACCTCTCGAACATCATGATCTCGATCGTGTTCGTCGTGAGCGCCGTGCGGCTCATCCGCGGCCGGACCGATCCGTCGTCGACCGACGTCGCGCTGCGCGGCGCGGCCGTCGTCTACATCGCCTTCGTCGGCCTCGTGTTCAACACGCTGCTCACCGACGTGGACATCTCGAGCATCACCCCGTGGGTCAACACCGTCGTGCACTTCGTCCTGCCGGCAGCGGGCATCGTGGACTGGATCCTCTGGCCGCCGCGGCGGCGCATCCCGCTGCGCGTCGTCGGCTGGTGGATGGTGTGGCCGGCCGTCTACGCCGCGGCGTCGCTCGTGCGCGAGGCGCTCACCGGCTGGTACGCCTACCCGTTCTTCTCCGACGACGCCGTCGGCGGCTACGGCGTCGTCGTAGCGCTCGTCGGCGTCATGATCGTCGGCTTCGCGCTGCTCGCACTCGGCGTGCGCGCGGTCGGCAACGCCCTGGGTGCGCGGCGCTGGCATCGGGAGGCCGAGCCGGCCGCGGCCGGCTGA
- a CDS encoding molybdopterin-dependent oxidoreductase, whose translation MARHDSRRGGRRFLLWGALSGIASGLVFLGVAEAVAFFVSPTASPILAVGSFVIDVVPQPIKELAISTFGDADKVALLAGLGLAVAIASALGGVLQLVRPPLGVAVVLLAGALATAAAVTRTGGAALAFLPTVLGALAGAALLLVLGRRLRGWRDGARTGAGAERASRTAAVDRRQFLVITAVSSVVAVAAGVGARLASAATSSIEAIRDALRLPTPGSTVTIPDGAELDIPGLSPLFTPNADFYRVDTALTVPAVDPSSWRLVIDGMVDQRVELSFQDLVDMGVDEYVITLTCVSNQVGGGLVGNATWLGVPIRDVLAMAGVQSGADMVLSESVDGYTASTPLASLTDDSLDAILAIGMNGEPLPLEHGFPVRMVVPGLYGYVSATKWVTRLKVTTFAQDEAYWTPRGYSAQAPIKLSSRVDTPRSDTPIDAGTVAIAGMAWAQTVGIEKVEVQIDNGDWQQATLSTAVNDDTWVQWYLEWDATPGTHYIAVRATDKAGMLQVEERAPIAPDGSTGWQRPLVTVRG comes from the coding sequence ATGGCACGGCACGACAGCAGGCGCGGCGGACGGCGGTTCCTGCTCTGGGGCGCGCTCTCGGGCATCGCGAGCGGGCTCGTGTTCCTCGGCGTCGCCGAGGCCGTCGCGTTCTTCGTCTCGCCGACCGCGAGCCCGATCCTCGCGGTCGGCTCCTTCGTCATCGACGTCGTGCCGCAGCCGATCAAGGAGCTCGCGATCTCGACGTTCGGCGACGCCGACAAGGTCGCGCTGCTCGCCGGCCTCGGCCTCGCCGTGGCCATCGCGTCCGCGCTCGGCGGCGTCCTGCAGCTCGTCCGGCCGCCGCTCGGCGTCGCCGTCGTGCTGCTCGCGGGCGCCCTCGCGACCGCAGCCGCCGTGACGCGCACCGGCGGCGCTGCGCTCGCGTTCCTGCCGACGGTCCTCGGCGCCCTGGCCGGCGCCGCGCTGCTCCTGGTGCTCGGGCGACGGCTGCGCGGCTGGCGCGACGGCGCACGCACGGGCGCCGGCGCCGAGCGCGCGTCGCGCACCGCTGCGGTCGATCGCCGGCAGTTCCTCGTCATCACGGCCGTCTCGAGCGTCGTCGCGGTCGCCGCCGGCGTCGGCGCACGCCTCGCCTCGGCCGCCACCTCCTCGATCGAGGCCATCCGCGACGCGCTGCGACTGCCGACCCCCGGCTCGACGGTCACGATCCCGGACGGCGCCGAGCTCGACATCCCGGGGCTCTCGCCGCTGTTCACGCCGAACGCCGACTTCTACCGCGTCGACACCGCGCTCACGGTGCCCGCGGTGGATCCCTCCTCCTGGCGGCTCGTCATCGACGGCATGGTCGACCAGCGCGTCGAGCTCTCCTTCCAGGACCTCGTCGACATGGGGGTCGACGAGTACGTCATCACCCTCACGTGCGTCTCGAACCAGGTCGGCGGCGGGCTCGTCGGCAATGCGACGTGGCTCGGCGTGCCCATCCGCGACGTCCTCGCGATGGCGGGCGTGCAGAGCGGGGCGGACATGGTCCTGTCCGAGAGCGTCGACGGCTACACCGCGAGCACGCCGCTCGCATCGCTCACGGACGACTCGCTCGACGCCATCCTCGCGATCGGCATGAACGGCGAGCCGCTGCCGCTCGAGCACGGCTTCCCCGTGCGCATGGTCGTGCCGGGCCTGTACGGCTACGTCTCGGCGACGAAGTGGGTCACGCGGCTCAAGGTGACGACCTTCGCGCAGGACGAGGCCTACTGGACGCCGCGCGGCTACAGCGCCCAGGCGCCCATCAAGCTCTCCTCCCGCGTCGACACGCCGCGCTCGGACACCCCGATCGACGCCGGCACCGTCGCCATCGCGGGCATGGCGTGGGCGCAGACGGTCGGCATCGAGAAGGTCGAGGTGCAGATCGACAACGGCGACTGGCAGCAGGCGACCCTCTCGACGGCCGTGAACGACGACACATGGGTGCAGTGGTACCTCGAGTGGGACGCGACGCCGGGCACCCACTACATCGCCGTGCGCGCCACGGACAAGGCGGGGATGCTGCAGGTCGAGGAGCGCGCCCCGATCGCGCCGGACGGCTCGACCGGCTGGCAGCGGCCGCTCGTCACCGTGCGGGGCTGA
- a CDS encoding MogA/MoaB family molybdenum cofactor biosynthesis protein, translating to MPHLSAVITVSDRSASGARRDAGGPIAVDALRAAGFDCPDATIVPDGVDSVAEALRAAIAGGARVVVTTGGTGLAPRDVTPEGTAQVLDVHVPGIAEELRRLGTAELPQGMLSRGLAGIAQGALVVNLPGSPNAVTTGMPVVLSVAAHVVHQLDGADHP from the coding sequence ATGCCGCACCTCTCCGCCGTCATCACCGTCTCCGACCGATCCGCGAGCGGCGCACGCCGCGACGCGGGCGGCCCCATCGCCGTCGACGCGTTGCGCGCCGCGGGCTTCGACTGCCCGGACGCGACGATCGTGCCCGACGGCGTGGACAGCGTGGCCGAGGCGCTGCGCGCCGCGATCGCCGGGGGCGCCCGCGTGGTCGTGACGACGGGCGGCACGGGCCTCGCGCCGCGCGACGTGACGCCGGAGGGCACGGCGCAGGTGCTCGACGTGCACGTGCCCGGCATCGCCGAGGAGCTGCGCAGGCTCGGCACCGCCGAGCTCCCGCAGGGCATGCTCTCGCGCGGCCTCGCCGGCATCGCGCAGGGCGCGCTCGTCGTCAACCTGCCGGGATCGCCGAACGCGGTGACGACGGGGATGCCGGTGGTGCTGTCGGTCGCGGCCCACGTCGTCCATCAGCTCGACGGCGCCGACCACCCGTGA